The following DNA comes from Actinomycetota bacterium.
GGACCTTGCTCGCTAAGCCTTGTCCGGACTGACATCGCGGACTCCGGATTCCGCCTTGCTTTCGCCGGGCTTGGCGCTTTCATCCTTCTTGTTGGCATTCATGCCCTTCATCATGAAGAGCATCGCCACGGGGCAGGTGAGCGCCACCAAAAAGGGTACGCTGGCCAGAAGGAACACTTGGGCCGCGGGCAGTGCGAAGTAGGCGACCACGATGCCAAAACCTAACCCGACGCCTACCTTCACCATCATTTTTGAATCGCACTTCACGTCTTTCTCC
Coding sequences within:
- a CDS encoding DUF2933 domain-containing protein: MKCDSKMMVKVGVGLGFGIVVAYFALPAAQVFLLASVPFLVALTCPVAMLFMMKGMNANKKDESAKPGESKAESGVRDVSPDKA